In the genome of Arachis stenosperma cultivar V10309 chromosome 6, arast.V10309.gnm1.PFL2, whole genome shotgun sequence, the window ttttataactaaaaatcaacacaaaataaattatttataagtTGCTATTAATAAAAGTCCTTCTACTTTAAGCTCTTTTTTCcaatgttctgaaaaccggaccggaccggccggttcgaccggTTTAACTGTGAACCGGCCATGCAGACGGTCCGGTCCTCCTGCAGAAACCGTCCTGGAAAGAACCGGCGACGAACCGGCGAACCGGCCAAAAACCGGCCGGTTGAACCGAACCGGTAACCGGCCGGTTCTGCATAAACGACGGCGTttcattattttaaaaaaagaaaccCTTAACCCGACCCGACCCGAGGATCACCCTGACCCGGTTACCCCAACCACCCCCCCGTTTCTTCCCCCGAATCCCTAATTCTGCGTGATCTGTCTTCTGTGTTGTTCATCTTCGTgagagaagagaacaaagaaTGAGAGAAGACTGAAGCTGACCCTCCACACCCGAACCCCAGCCTGCCACCGCCCCCTCCTTCGTCGCCGCGGTCACCGGTCAATAGCCCAACCGCCGTCGCCTGGTCGTCAGCCCAAGTAACCCTCCTTCTGAATGAGAGAAGACTGAAGCTGACCCTCCACGCCCGAACCCCAGCCTGCCACCGCCCCCTCCTTCGTCGCCGCGGTCACCGGTCAACAGCCCAACCGCCGTCGCCTGGTCGTCAGCCCAAGTAACCCTCCTTCTTCGCCTGGTTCCCTGCCCAGTAGCCAGCTGTCTGCCTCGTCTTCATCTGCCCCGTCCCATCATCTTCATCGTCGCGCGGTGAGTAACTCGTCTCTGCTCATCTTTGTTCTTCACTTCTTTGCCTCTGTGAACTTCGACTTGCCTCTGTGAACTTCGACTTGCCTCTGTGAACTGACTTCCTCTGCTCATCTTTGTTCTTTGCCTCTGTGAACTTCTTTGTTAGTAACCTGGTTTGCAGCTCAATTTCTGGTTGTTGGTAACTTGATTTGCAGCTCAATTTCTGTTTGTTGGTAACTTGGTTTGCAGCTGAATTTCTGTGTGTTGCACTGTTGCTCAATTTCTGTTGGTAGTTCAATTTGTGTTTGTAGTTCAATTTCTGTGTGTTGCTCAAATTTTTGTTTTGTAGCTCAAATTTGTTACTGTTTTGTACTTTGTTAATGCTGGAAACTGACTCGGTTTTGCATATTTGTTGACTGGCTGAATTTCTCAAATTTGTTCTGCATAATTGTTAATGTTCATTGTGTAGAATGTAGATAGAATTGTTAATGTTTATTGCTGTGgctgtttttaatttcatatatgttttattaattttagttatggAAGATAGTATTAATCAAGAAGCAACTGCTGATAACAATGATTCTGTGAATAATAACATGCCTGCCGATACTCCTATTTCGAATGATGCTGCTAATCCTAATTCCCGTAGTGCTAACGATAGTCAGTCACAAGGTTCTTCGAACCTTAGGGGAAAAACAGATTTAGCTTGGAAATATGTTGCTCTACAAACAGTGAATGGAAAACCACAGTATCAATGTTTATTTTGTCTACAAGTTTTCAATGGAGGTGGAATTCACAGGATGAAGAAACATCTAGCAAAGGTTACCGGAGACGTGAAAAAATGTCCTAAAGTTCCATATGATGTGGAAAAACAGATGGAAAGTTTGTTGAAAGATATTCAGGccagcaaaaagaaaagaaaagtaagtTTTGGTGAAGAGGGTGGTGATGAGGTAGAGGATGCAATTGATGAGGCAATCCAAGAACAGGAACAGCAGCATACCTCGAATCAGCAAGGAGTTGGAGGCGATCCAAAGAAAAAAGCCAAAGTCATTCCTCCTATATTTGCACCAAGAACAACTCCAGGAGCTCAACCAAGTATTAAGAGTGTTTTGCAAAACAAAGAGGCGATACACGAGGTTGATAAACGATTTGCTCGGTGGCTTTTGGATTGTAAAATTCCATTTAATGCTGTGATGTCGCCATATTTCCAAGATATGTTGGATGGTGTTGCTGGTATTGGACCTGGTTACAAGGGGCCTTCTTATGATAAGTtaagggttcatttgttggctGATCTTAAAAGAGAAAGTCAAATGCTAGTTGATAGTTATAGGAGTGCATGGAAGGAAACTGGATGTACCCTCATGGCTGATGGTTGGACAGATCAAAGACAAAGGACGTTAATCAATTTCTTGGTGTATTGTTCTAAAGGTTTGTGCTTTGTGAAATCAGTAGATGCTTCCAGTATGGTAAAAAATGCTTCACACTTGTGTACTTTATTTTCTGAGGTGATTGAATGGATTGGCCCAAATAATATTGTGCATGTTGTGACTGACAATGCGGCCAATTATGTTGCTGCTGGTAGGCTTATCAATAGAAAATATGATAATATCTATTGGTCACCATGTGCTGCTCAGTGCcttaatcttattttaaaagatataagcAGCATGGCGCATATTTCTAACCTTGCAACTCGTGCTTCAAAGATCACAGTATTTGTGTACAATCATACGGTTTTCTTATCTTGGCTAAGACAAAAACCTCATTGGAGAGAAATTGTACGTCCTGGTGCAACCCGGTTTGCAACTGTGTTTATTACATTGAAGAGCATCTTTGACCGTAAAAAGGAGTTGCAACAATTGGTTGTAGATTCAATTTTCACTGATCACAAATTAGGAAGGAGTGTTACTGGTAGAGCTGTGAGTGCTATCATTCTGGACGCCAAATTTTGGGACGATTGCTTTACTGTATGTAAACTTGTGGGCCCTCTGATTTACTTGCTGAGGGTTGTTGATGCTGATGACCCCCCATCTTTGGGATATGTTTATGAAGGAATGCTAAGGGCAGAAGATGTAATTAAGGAGATGTTTAGGCAATCCAAGACTGCATATCAGCCGTACACAGATATTATCAACTCAAGATGGGACAAGCATTTGAAGAAAGATCTTTATGCGGCAGCTTACTTCCTGAATCCTAAAGtcttttttaatgaaaattataAAGAAGCACCTGATGTTATGCGAGGTTTGCTTGATCTTGTTACCTTGTATTGCAAGTGTAACAATTTGGATTCAGTTCAGGCAATGAAAGAAATACATTTATATAGAGATCGGAAGGAAAGTTTTGATAGACAAGAAGTTATTCCAGCTGCATCTGAACTTAAGCCTGGTAAGAATATGGTTGAATATTTGTTTAATCAATAGTAACTTGTTTTGAGCTCctatgttcttaattaatatcttATATTATGTAATGGTTTTATAATTGGTAGATGAATGGTGGAGGTTATTCGGAGGCTCTGCTCCATGTCTACAAAAGATAGCTATTCGCATTCTTAGCCAAGCATCTGCTTCTTCTGGGTGTGAGAGAAATTGGAGCCTTTTTGACCAGATTcatacaaaaagaagaaatagattGGAGCATGATAGACTGAATGACATTGTTTATGTTACCTATAATTTGCGTCTTAAATCCAGGTAATATATGTTTCATGAAATACTATATTGTTTCATTTGTAATctttatcataataaatttgtaaattattaaatctccatatattgtatttaactttttaggaaggaaaaagaaaaaagaaagcaaaagacACAGCATGATCCAATTGATTATGAAAGTATCAGTCAAGTTGACTTCTAGGTGACTGAAGAGGTTGTAGAGAAAGAGCCTGATCTTCCTAGTAATGTGGATGACTTATTGCGTGAGTATAGTATATTTAGTTTCTAATGATTTATTAGAATGTTGTTAGTTTATCATATAATGATAacatttctattttattaggtgAAATTGATGCTGATTTATATCAAAGTGGCGGTGGTAGTAGTGGTCTTTATGCTGCATCTCTTTCTTCTGCTGATCAGGTTGGGAATGAAGGTGAAGATCATCCCACCGAAGCAGATTTGCAACAAGTTCTTGCGGATTTTGATTGATAAACCATGATGTTGGGATTTAATATTTAGATATGCTTTTATTACTATTTAACTTTTGAGTTTGGATTTTGATAAGATCATATGTATTTGGTTGATGATATTTTATGTAGTGTTTTAAATTTCGaatatattttaagatttatatcagactataattatattttaggatgtgtatttataatttatttattattctactCTAAACGGTTTTTTCGGTTGAACCACCAGTTGAACCGGTTAGACCAGtgaaccagtgaaccagtaaCTAGAGCGGTTTGATGACCGATCCGGTTTTCTGAACCTTGCTTTTTTCAAAAGAGCTTATTAAGTTGTTAACCCAAATTGGACATTAGTTTTAAAACCACAAATACCTTTTTCACATTGTTTACGTATTTTCATGGTAAAATTTTGTTACAACAGAAAGAATAAATTTTCATGGTGAATAACATTTTTAGTTCTCTAACTACTTTGATTCTGTTTCAAGATATTAGCGAAGCCTAAAAGTTATTAGTTAAGAATAACCATCTAGTACCAACAAAAATAACCATCCGCTATCATATGGAATCGAACATCCAGCCTCTACTATTTGTTACTATTTACACACTACACCAAGACTCTTCTAAATAACGATTTGGGTGACAATAGAGATAACCATCTGTTAGCCTATAGAATCAAACATCCAACCTTTATTACTTGTAACTGATCACATACTCTACACCAAGACTATTACGAATAATCATCTGGGT includes:
- the LOC130933798 gene encoding uncharacterized protein LOC130933798, whose amino-acid sequence is MEDSINQEATADNNDSVNNNMPADTPISNDAANPNSRSANDSQSQGSSNLRGKTDLAWKYVALQTVNGKPQYQCLFCLQVFNGGGIHRMKKHLAKVTGDVKKCPKVPYDVEKQMESLLKDIQASKKKRKVSFGEEGGDEVEDAIDEAIQEQEQQHTSNQQGVGGDPKKKAKVIPPIFAPRTTPGAQPSIKSVLQNKEAIHEVDKRFARWLLDCKIPFNAVMSPYFQDMLDGVAGIGPGYKGPSYDKLRVHLLADLKRESQMLVDSYRSAWKETGCTLMADGWTDQRQRTLINFLVYCSKGLCFVKSVDASSMVKNASHLCTLFSEVIEWIGPNNIVHVVTDNAANYVAAGRLINRKYDNIYWSPCAAQCLNLILKDISSMAHISNLATRASKITVFVYNHTVFLSWLRQKPHWREIVRPGATRFATVFITLKSIFDRKKELQQLVVDSIFTDHKLGRSVTGRAVSAIILDAKFWDDCFTVCKLVGPLIYLLRVVDADDPPSLGYVYEGMLRAEDVIKEMFRQSKTAYQPYTDIINSRWDKHLKKDLYAAAYFLNPKVFFNENYKEAPDVMRGLLDLVTLYCKCNNLDSVQAMKEIHLYRDRKESFDRQEVIPAASELKPDEWWRLFGGSAPCLQKIAIRILSQASASSGCNICFMKYYIVSFVTEEVVEKEPDLPSNVDDLLREIDADLYQSGGGSSGLYAASLSSADQVGNEGEDHPTEADLQQVLADFD